Below is a window of Desmonostoc muscorum LEGE 12446 DNA.
ACCGATGCCGTTGGCTGTTGTCACCGTGAAAGCACCAGGTACATTTAAGCTGGCGTTTGCTCCAAAAATAAATCCGGCTGGATTCATCAAGAACAAGTTAGGGCTACCACCACTCACCTGAATTAAGCCATTGATGATGGAAGGATTACCACCCGTAATTCGACCAAGGATATTTTGCAACGCTGGGCTGGCTTGAAAGTTGGCGATTTGTTCTGGTGAAATCCCAAACTGTTGAAAGCTGTGAAAGAGGTTGGCACCATCACCAGAAGTTGTACCGCCGGTGATATCAAGTCGGTTGCCGTTGGGAGTTACAATTGTGTTTGTACCATCGGCAGCAGGAACAATTTGCTGTGCTTGGGTGGGACTGATGCCACCGAGCAGCGGGGCAATAACTAGTAGAGAAGCGGCAATGCTAGACAGTGAAAGTTTTTGACAAGAAAGATCTTCTTTCCCCTCTGCTCCCCATCCCCTCTGCCCCTGTGCCTCTTTTTTGCGCCGCAAGATGAAGCGACCTGCGGGCAATTCTACATCGATTTGTAACTTATTTGCTAATCCGCGTCGCCAAAGTGCTTGGGCGATCGCCTTTTTTGACCAGAGTATTTGTTCTGTTCTTTTAGTAACAGAGATGCTTTCGGAATGAATTCGGTAGAAGTATAGAGGCTGTTTAACTCTGCGTACCGGGGCAATTTCGGAAAGTCTTAAACACAAATCGTAATCATAGGAAGTACCAGTAAAGGACGCATTGACACCCCCCACTTGGTCGTAAATACAACGACGCATGAGGCGGAAGTGGAAAGTCATGAAGTTTACCAACAGACCTTCTTTTGAGTAGGGGATATCACAGCGATCGCCATAACCAAGAACTTTGCCGTCTGCATCGATATTTAAATAGTCAGTGTAAACAAATCCCGTTTCTGGGTGGCGATTCAGAACTGCGGCGGTTTCGGCTAAGGCCGTAGGGGCGAGGATATCATCACTGTCAACTATACCGATGTAACTGCCACTAGTTTCGTTAATTGCTGCTTTGCAAGCCGCAGCAACTCCTTGATGGTGTCCTTGGATTACCCGGACTCGTCCATCTTGTTGAGCATATCTTTTGGCGATCGCCACTGATTCATCACAAGATCCATCATCCCAAATTCCTAGCTCCAAATCTTGCCATGTCTGCGCTAAGACACTGGCGATCGCTTCTTGAAGGTAAGCCTCCCGGTTGTAATTAACGATGACAATGGAAATCAGTGGTGACATCGAAGTAATCCCAAGTTTTCTACCTGTTACCAGAATATAGTGTTAAGGGCTTTCACTTAGGTAATCATTGCTGTTTATTATTTTTTAGTTACAAATTTTCTTAAATTGGAATGTCAAAAATATGATATTCAAATATTCATGCATCCATAAAAAGGGAGTGGGGAATAGGGAATGGGGAATGGGGACAAGGGGAAAGACTTGTTGCAAGTTCCTACTCAAGTCACCTTGTCCCCTCATCTCCCCCATCTCCCTCATCTCCCTCATCTCCCTCATCTCCCCCATCTCCCCACTCCCCAGTCACCGGGCACTCTAACGAAAAGAAATGACAAAAGGAACAGAAACTCGTGTTAAGCCGAAAGCAGTGACTCAGCCAAGAATTGTCTATCTCTCTCATCAGTTAGACGCTTGGCAAAGTCTGGCAAATACTAAATGGAATCAGCACAGTTTCAGTTTCAAGTGTGGCTTGTTAATTCTGCCCGTCCTCTGGATTCTAAGTGCCAACGGACTTAGAGCTACAGCCGATATTTCGACATCAAATAGTAGTTACCCAGAGTTACAAATCGTACAGGAAACAGAACCTTCGCCGGGAACTGAACCTAATCAACCACAACCAAACCCCGAATCATCGCCACCAGAACGCATTCGAGTCCGCAAAATCCAGGTTACGGATAGCACAGTTTTTAGTGAAAATGACTTGAATGCAGTTGTCAAGCCGTTTGAAGAACGAGACTTGACTTTAGAAGAAATCAGACAAGCAGCAGACGCCGTTACCCAGCTTTACCTAAATAAAGGGTATCTCAATTCCAGAGCGATTCCAGAGACTCAGCAACCTAGTAGTGCGGATGGTGTTGTGGTGATTCGGGTGATTGAGGGGCGTTTAGCAGAGATAGACATCCAAGGAACGCGGCGATTAAACCCATCTTATATTCGCAGTCGTATCGAATTAGGTGCTGGTATTCCTCTGAATATTGGTAAGTTGGAAGACCAACTAAAGCTATTGCGACTCGATCCCCTGTTTACAAATGTGGAAGCGCGTCTGCGTCCCACGGGTAAAGTTGGTCAAAGCGTTCTGGTTGTGAGAGTTGAAGAGGCAAATCCTTTAACTGGTAGCTTGGGTGTAGATAATTATTCGCCTCCCAGTATTGGTGCAGAAAGATTGGGTGTTGAACTGCGTCATCGAAATTTAACTGGGATGGGGGATGAGTTAGCAGGTTCTTATTTTCACTCGTTCACTGGTGGTTCCGATATCTTTGATTTTAGGTATCAGGTTCCTGTCAATGCTATGGATGGCAAGGTGCAAATTAGAGCTGCATTTAATCGTAACAGAATCACTGAAGCACCCTTCGATGCCTTTGGCATTCGGGCAAACCAGGATCTTTATGAAATCAATTACCGCCAACCATTGATGCGATCGCCAAGAGAAGAATTTGCCTTATCTTTAGGATTTACCTATCAAGATGGTCAAACTTTTCTCTTCGATAACCTTGCAACCCCCTTTGGTGTCGGTCCCGATGCCAATGGAGTTAGCCGTACCAGCGTAATTAAGTTTGGTCAAGATTATATCAGACGTGAACCCCAAGGTGCTTGGTTCTTGCGATCGCAATTTAGTTTTGGCATTGACATCTTAGACGCCACGATCAACAATGACCCCATACCCGACGGTCGCTTTTTCAGTTGGCTAGGTCAAATACAGCGCGTACAGCGACTCAGCAACGATCAATTATTGATTGTCCAAGCAGAGTTGCAGCTAACACCAGATAGCCTCTTACCTTCCCAGCAATTCGTCATTGGCGGCGGACAATCAGTCAGAGGATATCGCCAGAATGTCCGCTCAGGTGACAATGGATTTCGTGTGGCGATCGAAGATAGAATCACAATGCAGCGTAATGAGTCTGGATTATCGACGATTCAAGTAGCACCATTTGTTGACATGGGATCTGTGTGGAATAAGTCTAATAATCCGAATTCCCTACCCGATCAAACTTTTCTCATCGGTGCAGGCTTAGGATTATTGTGGAATGAAGCCTTTGGTATTGATAATTTAAATTTACGACTTGATTATGGATTTCCATTTATCGATTTGAGCGATCGCGGTAATAACGCTCAAGATGATGGCTTTTATTTTAGCCTACGGTATCAACCCTAATGGAAAGTGGGGAGTGAAATGAGGGGAATGAAGGAGACAGCGTAGGTAAAGCCCGCCGAACCCGAGTGCGTCTCGCTCCAGAAGGCATCGCTCCAAAAACCAAAAGTCCTTTGTCATCGCTTATTTCTCCCCCTGCACCCCCTGCCTCCCCTGCCTCCCCCCCCCCCTGCCCCCCCCCCCCCCTGCCCCCCTGCCCATCTATCCCCACTCCCCCTTGATGTTCGCACTTAAAACCTCGATTCTGCCAATCTGGCATATCTACTTGACTAAGTTTGATGATATTTGAGCATTGTGGTTCAATAATTTGACTTAAAATCGCCCAAAATAAGCTGCGGGTTAAATCTAGTCCAGTTTTGAGCCAAGATTCATGATTACCAGGAACACCCAACTCTCGAACGATTTCTGGCTCTACCCAAATACCATGAGCGCCCAAAAGAATCTGCGCCATCCATTTAGCCCTTGGTAAATGAGTCGGAGACGTAATAAGTTTTACCTTATGTACACCCCATTTACGCAGCAGAGGAATACTATAATAAAAATTTTCAAAGGTAGAATTTGCACACTTTTCTAACCAAACGTTTTCTAGGCTTGCGGATTCCCGCTGAAAAATTAACCATATACAAGGATCTGGTGAACCATGAGAAATTAAAATTGGGATTTGCGGGTATTGTTTTGCTTGCTGGACAATATATGTTTCTCGACGAATACTCCCACCAAGCACAAAGAAGGCATCCACTGGCTGCAAAGAAGCAAAAACTAAGGTTATAGTGGTAAAAATCAACCAAGCACCCAAAACAAAGCACAATCCAAGAGTTAGTTTTTGTAACAATTGCCACCGATTAACCAAACTTTTTTTAATGGAAATTAATGATTTGATAATAAATTTATGTTTCATGACTGATATCAAAAAAGCCGATTTGATGACTGTCCAAGATCACTGCAATTAAGCGATCGAAGTGCTATCTTATAAAAGTAATCTAAGGTACAAAGATGACGGCGATCGAAGTGTCACATCGTCAGTATAGCCTTCCGGAGAAGGCAAACAAACTCAGAAATGGTTATTAATAACTAATGCAGTATTTTCGGCATTATCACAATGCCAAAGGATCGAGAAAGCATAGCTGAGTTTGGGGTATAAAAACTTAAAAATTTTTAGAAAGCCTGATTGCTAAACTGTCAACAACACAATTATTCCAGCTAATATACATGAACCAATCTGCGAAAAGTTACTCGCCGCTCCAAGTAGCCTTGATTGGTGGAGCGATCGCTACGACTGCTACCATGTCTGTGTTCGGTTCTGCTTGGACTCGCGGTGTACGTGCAGCCCTAAGTCTACAAGACAGCCCAAAAGCGATAGTTGACCAAGTTTGGCAACTGGTGAATCACGAATATGTTGATGGCAAATTTAATCAACAAAACTGGCAAGCAACTAGGCAAAGCTTGTTGAGCAAAGACTATTCCACTCGTGAAGAAGCTTATGCTGCTATCCGCGAAGCTTTACAAACCTTGGGAGATCCTTACACTCGGTTCATGGACCCCAAACAGTTTGAAGCCCTGACTAGCCAAACCTCTGGAGAAGTCTCTGGTATCGGCGTCCGCATGGAAGTCAACGAAAAAACTCAACGCCTGACTGTTGTCGAAGCCATCGAGAATTCTCCGGCGCTGAAAGCTGGAATCAAAGCAGGCGATGAAATTGTGGCCATTGACGGCAAACCCACTCTCAAAATGAAAGTGGATGACGCCTCCAAACTAATTCGCGGCAAAGCCGGTACTCCCATCAGCCTACGGCTCAGACGTGCGGGGCAAAATGCCTTTGAACTGAAGCTAACGAGAGCAAATATTGAAGTACCAACAGTACGTTACACCCTCAGGCAAGAAGGAAATCGCCGCGTTGGCTACATCCGTTTGCGGGAATTTAGCGCCCACGCCGCAGAGCAAATGCAACGAGCCATCCGCGATTTGAACAGTAAGAAAGTTGATTCTTATGTGTTAGATTTGCGGGGAAATCCCGGGGGTTTGTTACAAGCCAGCATTGAAATTGCTCGGATGTGGTATAATGACGGCGGTATTGTTAAGACTGTAGACCGTGTAGGAAGCACTGAAGAAACTAAAGCCAATCGCACTGCCTTAACAAATCGTCCCTTGGCAGTATTGGTAGATGGTAATTCAGCTAGTGCTAGCGAAATCCTCACAGGCGCACTCAAGGATAATAAGCGAGCGGTAGTTGTTGGCGGTCAAACCTTTGGCAAAGCCTTAGTACAATCAGTCCATGAACTAGCGGATGGTTCCGGCCTAGCAGTCACCATTGCTCACTACTACACCCCTGCGGGAACCGATATCAACCATAAAGGGATTACGCCAGATATCAAGCTAGACTTGACAGAGGCACAAGAGCGTCAGTTGGCTTCTAATCCAGATTTAATCGGAACTAAGAGCGATCCCCAATATGCCAGAGCGATCGCTATTCTATCAGGTAACAACTTCGCCCAACCGCCAATCAATCAAACTAATCAACCCATGAGCGTCCGCGCTGGCGATTTGAAATTTTAGGATGAACAGAACTCAGAATTCTGAATTCTGAATTCTGAATTCAGCAATATTTGAGAGTCTTAATTAATGAAAGAATAAAAGCGTTTAATTATAGCGTTTCCTGGCCTGAAAAGGTACACCTGTAGGGGCACAGCAATGCCGTGCCCCTACACCTGGCGATATCATACTGTACCCCATCTGAATGGGAACCGCTATATGACGCCTTGGCAAAGCTTCTCTAGCTTTGCTTGTTGAATTCTGGCTCCTGATATCATGTCTGGCTAATTAGTTATGATTCCCGAATCTATGCACAAACCCAAAAACCCTGCCCCTCTGCCCCTCTGCTGCCTTAATGATAAGTCTTTAACCAGACATGATATGACTCCTGAATTCTGACTCCTGACTCCTGACTCCTGAATTCCGATTTGGATTGGGAATACTATTTAGTAGTTCCATCACCAAAATCTCAAATTTATGAATTATCAGCCAGTTGATGCAACCACCGCCACCAGCTTTTTGCCAATGGTATCGGTGGTTGTTCCTATTTATAACGGCGAGGCAGATTTACCAGATTTGCTCAATTGTCTGTTATCTCAAACTTACCCAAAAGATCGGGTAGAGTACTTATTGGTGGACAATAACAGTAGCGATCGCACTCTCAATTTTCTCAAAACAACTGCCGAAAATTGCCCAATTACAATTCGCCCCTTGAGCGAAAATCAAATTCAAAGCTCCTACGCTGCTCGTAACACTGGAATTCGTGCGGCTGTAAGCGAAATTATAGTTTTTACTGATGCAGATTGTCGTCCCCAACCCCAATGGCTAAATGCATTAATTCAGCCTTTTGTCAACTTGGAAGTGGTAATTGTTGCCGGGGAAATTTTGGCACTACCAGGCAAAACTTTGTTAGAACAACACGCAGACCGTGAAGAAACTCTGTCGCAAAAACACACCCTTGGCCATTCCTTTCGTCCCTATGGACAAACCGCTAACTTGGCAATTCGCCGTATCGCCTTAGAAAAAGCGGGTTTATTTCGTCCCCATCTTACCACTGGTGGCGATGCAGACATTTGCTGGCGGATTTTGGCCGAAAACATTGGGCGTTTGGAATTTGCCCCCAATGCCATCGTCCAGCACCGCCACCGCACGACACTTTTGGAACTGCAAAGTCAGTGGCGGCGTTATGGGCGTTCCAATCGCTATTTACACGAACTGCATGGTGTAGATTTAATGCGAGATATTACACTTGGTGAATGCGGATATCGTTTAGCGCGTTGGTTATTGAAAGAACTACCAAAAGATATTAGGAAGGCGATCGCGGGTCAAGCTACTCTGGTAGATTTATTAAATACTCCCATTGGTCTGTTTACAGCCAGGGCGCGTGCCGTTGGACAAACACAGGCCAAACTACCAGAAAATGCCAAGATCATTGCTCGACTGTAACAATAGTAGAAAGCTTTCCATACTAATAGGCAGCCAAGGCTCTGGTCAGTATTTGACAAAAGTTTTTGATTTAGTAAATGTATCTTAAGAGGTATTTTAAAAAATAAGTAAAGCGAATTATAGTATTGCTGACTAATATTCAACTATCAACAAAGCAAGTTCTGTTCTATTTATTTAGAATCTGTCTGCTCTTGCAACTATCCGCTGCTTCCCTGCTCAACAGGGTCTCAAGCTTAAGGAAGGCATAGAATCTGCTTATCCTTTACAGCTACCCTTCATAATTTTCCGAATTGAGCCGCATGAACGTAGACGGGTTTGGCCAACACATAGAAAAATTGCGCTCACAAGTACAGGAACTACTGCAACGCAGTGCAACTAAGCCCAACTTAGAGCAAGAAATAATAATAGAAGCTTTTGAGGAACTTCACACCACAGTGGAAGATCTATTGACAGTTTTCCAGGAGTTAGAGCTAACACGAGCGGCACTAGACAAAGAGCGCCAGCGTTACCAAGATTTGTTTGAATTTGCTCCAGACGCTTACTTGGTAACTAACACCGCAGGGACAATCCAAGAAGCTAACAATGCAGCAGCAACCTTACTTTATGTCCCCCAAAATTATCTGGTAGGTAAACCATTAATTCTCTTTATTGCTCAAGAAGACCGCCAGTTCTTTCGTTCTCAAATGAACAATTTGCAGCAGTCACTCAACTGGGAAATTAATCTAGAGCCACGGCGAGGAAAGCCATTCCCTGCCAGTATTACAGTATCTGCGGTGTACGACGAAAAAGGGAAGCAAGTCGGCTGGCGTTGGCTGCTGTGCAACATCACTGAGCGCAAACAAACTCAAGAAATGTTGCACCGAGCTTATGATGAGTTAGAAATACGGGTAGCAGAACGGACAGCAGAATTGGTAAAAGCAAATCAGAAATTGCTGACTGAAATTACAGAGCGCAAACGAGCCGAGTCACAACTGTTGCACCTTGCATTTCACGATGCACTCACCGGTCTGCCAAACCGTGCTGCATTTATTAACCGCTTAAGACATGCGATTAATTATTCCAAAAGGCATTCAAATTATGTATTTGCCGTACTGTTTATCGACCTAGATCGATTTAAGGCGATCAATGACAGTTTTGGACACCTCAAAGGAGACCAATTTCTACTTGCCATTGCAAGTAGGCTAGAAGTATGTGTACGCTCCATAGATACAGCAGCACGGCTTGGAGGAGACGAATTTACAATCCTGCTAGAGGGAATTCAAGATGTGTCAGACGCCATCAAAGTCGCTGAGCGGGTTGAACATGAACTGAGGTTACCCTTTGAGCTTGACGGACAAGAAATTTTCACAACAGCAAGTATTGGCATCGCCTTGAGTTCAACAGTAGATTATCAACAGCCAGAAGACGTGTTGAGAGATGCTGATACGGCAATGTACCGAGCTAAGATGCTGGGTAGAGCGCGTTATGAACTATTCAACTCAAATATGTATGCCAATGCCCTGGCGAAATTGCAGTTGGAGACCGATTTGCGCCGAGCAATTGAGCGCCTTGAGTTGCAGGTTTATTACCAGCCGATTGTTTCCCTGACTAGTGGCTCCATTTTAGGTTTTGAAGCTTTGTTGCGCTGGGAACATCCAGAGCGTGGTCTGCTGAATCCAGCAGATTTTATTCCCCTAGCAGAGGAAACTGGACTAATTTTCTCCATTGGCAAGTGGGTGTTACATGAAGCCTGTAGCCAAATGCAAACTTGGCGGGCGTCCTATCCTGACAACTTGCTCCAGAAAATCAGTGTCAATATCTCCCTCAAGCAATTTTCCCAGCCGGATTTAATTGAGCAGATTAGGGAAATCTTGCAATCAACTGGTTTGAATGCTGACATATTAGTGCTGGATATTACTGAGAATGTAATTTTAGAAAATGGCGATCGCGTAACTGCTGCACTCTCACAACTTCGAGAGATGGGCATTCAGTTATCAATTGATGACTTTGGTACAGGCTACTCTTCATTAGGTCGTCTTTATAACTTTCCCATTAGTCTGTTGAAAATAGACCGTTCTTTTATCAGTTCAATCAGCACTAATAGTAGAAATTTAGAAATTATTGAGATACTTGTGACATTAGCACACAAGCTGGGTGTGGATGTGCTTGCCGAAGGAATAGAGACTAAAGAGCAACTAGCACTTTTGAGAAAGTTGAACTGTGAATATGGCCAAGGCCATTTTTTCTCCGTTCCATTAAATAGTTTAAAAGCAGAGGCATTAATTATGGCAAATCCTCAGTGGTAAGAGCTGATTCGTAAACAAAAGCTTAAGCCGCCATTCGCTTTACCATTAGACGAATCAATGAGCCATAAATCATTGCTTCACTTAGCTCGGTCTACAACTCATAATCCTTACTCAAACGCCGAAATCGATTGAGCAAGTCTTATGTCCGTTCCACAATCCACATTCAGCATTGCTTAAATCACTTGGGTAAGGTTTGCGCTCTTGGTTCTCAATCGCGGGTAGACGGCTCATCGACAACAACATAACTACACTCGATTTAGCCTATAACCTGAGTCAACCCAGATTTAGTTCTCTTTAGATTTTCTTTACGAATCAGCTCTTAGGTAAAGCGAAAGATGCCATTTTTGACCTGATGGACGCAGTACTAACAAGTCCACAGGTCAACTCATCCTGTAATTATTACTTTAGCCACCCCTCCGTTAACTTGACAATATCGCCTACAGCAATGGGAGAGCGCACTGTTAGCTAACTACAAGAAACTTTTTAGAAAGGCCACCAATCAAACCCTCCACCTCCCTGCAAACCCAAAGAAGCAAGAATATTGAGGACTTCAGACTCAGATGTTCCGATAGAAAAAAGCGCATTAACTACATTCTGTACAGTACTACTTTGAATACCATTCCAAATAGCACTAGCCACATCAAACCTAGTACTATTTTGAATGCCATTCCAGAGTGCGCCAGCAATCGTATTAAAGTTTTGGCTGACTTCTTTATAAACAGCGTCGGCAATCGTCACAAAATTTTGAGTGACTTCATTGTAAAGAGCTTTCGCTATATCAACTGCGGTACTGCTGGGAATGCTCCAGAGTGCATCAGCAACATTCAATACCGTACTGCTTGAAATGCTCCAGAGTGCGTCGGCAATCGTATTAAAGTTTTGGCTGACTTCTTTATAAACAGCGTCGGCAATCGTCACAAAATTTTGAGTGACTTCATTGTAAAGAGCTTTCGCTATATCAACTGCGGTACTGCTGGGAATGCTCCAGAGTGCATCAGCAACATTCAATACCGTACTGCTTGAAATACTCCAGAGTGCGTCGGCAATCGTATTAAAGTTTTGGCTGACTTCTTTATAAACAGCGTCGGCAATCGTCACAAAATTTTGAGTGACTTCATTGTAAAGAGCTTTCGCTATATCAACTGCGGTACTGCTGGGAATGCTCCAGAGTGCATCAGCAACATTCAATACCGTACTGCTTGAAATGCTCCAGAGTGCGTCGGCAATCGTATTAAAGTTTTGGCTGACTTCTTTATAAACAGCGTCGGCAATCGTCACAAAATTTTGAGTGACTTCATTGTAAAGAGCTTTCGCTATATCAACTGCGGTACTGCTGGGAATGCTCCAGAGTGCATCAGCAACATTCAATACCGTACTGCTTGAAATGCTCCAGAGTGCGTCGGCAATCGTATTAAAGTTTTGGCTGACTTCTTTATAAACAGCGTCGGCAATCGTCACAAAATTTTGAGTGACTTCATTGTAAAGAGCTTTCGCTATATCAACTGCGGTACTGCTGGGAATGCTCCAGAGTGCATCAGCAACATTCAATACCGTACTGCTTGAAATGCTCCAGAGTGCGTCGGCAATCGTATTAAAGTTTTGGCTGACTTCTTTATAAACAGCGTCGGCAATCGTCACAAAATTTTGAGTGACTTCATTGTAAAGAGCTTTCGCTATATCAACTGCGGTACTGCTGGGAATGCTCCAGAGTGCATCAGCAACATTCAATACCGTACTGCTTGAAATGCTCCAGAGTGCGTCGGCAATCGTATTAAAGTTTTGGCTGACTTCTTTATAAACAGCGTCGGCAATCGTCACAAAATTTTGAGTGACTTCATTGTAAAGAGCTTTCGCTATATCAACTGCGGTACTGCTGGGAATGCTCCAGAGTGCATCAGCAACATTCAATACCGTACTGCTTGAAATGCTCCAGAGTGCGTCGGCAATCGTATTAAAGTTTTGGCTGACTTCTTTATAAAGAGCGTCGGCAATATTCCCTAATCCAGCACTGAGTTCGTTTTTTAAAACTTTAGCAACATCAATTATCCCCATGTCAAATTCTTGGAACAGGAGCTTAGCTACGTCAGCTAATCCAACATTAAGCTTGGTAAATAAAGTCTTAACTGTAAACACTCCCCAATCAAAAGAATCCCACGTTTGAACTCCGTTCAAATCACCACTATTTACGAGATCAGAAATAATTTGTGGGTTTTCAAGGACTTTTTTGGCAAGTGTTAAAGCAAAATTTACTGGATTATCAGTGGTCAAGAGTTCAATTGCAGGTGCCAACAAAGTACCCAGAAGCTCTCTAGAAGCTTCAACTGTCGCTCTAGTGCTTAAGAGTGTAGGAATTTGTCCTTGAGACAAAATCGCTAAAGCAATATTCGCAGTTATCCAATCTTCCGTCGGCTTAGACCAATAGCTAAATGAAGGACTAGAGAGGTAATCTTTACTAATGAAATTACTAGTTAGAGTAACTCCATTTCTCCGTGGAATATCTGGCAGATTTGGATCATTTGGTGTTAGATGATTAGAAAGATAAAATTTTTCGCTGCCTGCTGTATTATGTTTATCACCAAAAGGAAAGAAACTCTCTACACCTGTTGTGTTCCACTGAACCAATTGATAGTCACCGGGTAAATACGCCTGTCCTGCCAAGCTAACTAAATCATTGTTAACAATATAATGTGTAACTTTTTCAACGTTTTTTGCGTTAAAATTTGTTAGGGAGGCCACTGAAATTCCTGGTGAATTCAATGTCACAACCGAACCAAATTTATAGCCTTTACCAGTGAAGTATGCAACCGCTTGCTGAGCATTAGCTCCTCCTAAGCTATATCCAGTAATATCAACACGCTGATTAATTCCATTGTCTTTCAAAAACTTATTAGCAGCATTAATGAATTCCTGAATTTTAGCAATATTGTTTGAAAATTGATTTTTCCCTATCCCGGCAGCATTAAGATCATCTAAGATATCCTTCCCCAATCTCTCGTCAGGATTCGTTCCATTAAATACTAAAACAGGCGGGGCACCTGACTCTGATATAAAACCTGCGGCTTGAAACCCGCTAATTGAATCATCTATATAATCAAATAGTCTATATATTTGTCCTGACGGAGTTTTAATGCCTTCGTTTCCTGAGGTGCGGGGATCAACATCAAGAGTTTTGTACTTGCCAATTGTTTCCTTAAAGATTATACGATTTAGAAATTCATAATCTGCGTGACTTCCTTGAATTTCAAGATATGGTTTGATAGTGATAGTAGCACTAGTACTTGCACCTAACACATAGCTATTATTCGTGGTCAAGTTGATGATAACTGATTCTGTTATTTCAAAAACTGTGTCATTGATTGGCGTAACATTGACATTGGCTGTAGCTGAACCCGCCGCAAAGGTAACTGTTCCACCCAAATTGCTATAGTCTGTTCCTTTAGTAGCTGTACCACTGAGGGTATAGTTCACGGTTAAAGCAGCTGCTGTATTGCCGGTGCGTGTGAGGGTAAAGCGTCCAGGATTGGCTGTTTGTCCTGTGGTGGTTTCTGCTGCACTTGCATCCGTCGCGGCTACCGTAATCGTGG
It encodes the following:
- a CDS encoding Calx-beta domain-containing protein; translated protein: MFNGNESDFGTEIANNLEVSLQNAYGNLIAASKSDDFMPKMAGIFGGTRDLSRLQALSSSWGMGDFSQLPTIQVLLSNSMNGANGAFSEVTRTIYLSSNYLSQGSSNPDTLTGSITGVLLEEIGHFVDTLINPGSDTAGDEGELFAATVMGLPLSNAEKLLINSEDDRGFITIDGKAIAVEQSNSLSQAPNLRANATIAETPVITIAATDANAAETATGITPNPGTFTLTRTGNLATALTVNYTLSGTATKGTDYSNLTGTVSFAAGANTATIKVTPTDDTLAENSETAILTLKTGTGYTLGTTTTAIVTIADNETPVITIAATDASAGETATGVTPNPGTFTLTRTGNTAAALIVNYTLSGTATKGTDYSNLGGTVTFAAGSATANVNVTPINDTAVELNETVILTLATGTGYNLGTAKSSTVTLSDNDLPTITVAATDASAAETTTGQTANPGRFTLTRTGNTAAALTVNYTLSGTATKGTDYSNLGGTVTFAAGSATANVNVTPINDTVFEITESVIINLTTNNSYVLGASTSATITIKPYLEIQGSHADYEFLNRIIFKETIGKYKTLDVDPRTSGNEGIKTPSGQIYRLFDYIDDSISGFQAAGFISESGAPPVLVFNGTNPDERLGKDILDDLNAAGIGKNQFSNNIAKIQEFINAANKFLKDNGINQRVDITGYSLGGANAQQAVAYFTGKGYKFGSVVTLNSPGISVASLTNFNAKNVEKVTHYIVNNDLVSLAGQAYLPGDYQLVQWNTTGVESFFPFGDKHNTAGSEKFYLSNHLTPNDPNLPDIPRRNGVTLTSNFISKDYLSSPSFSYWSKPTEDWITANIALAILSQGQIPTLLSTRATVEASRELLGTLLAPAIELLTTDNPVNFALTLAKKVLENPQIISDLVNSGDLNGVQTWDSFDWGVFTVKTLFTKLNVGLADVAKLLFQEFDMGIIDVAKVLKNELSAGLGNIADALYKEVSQNFNTIADALWSISSSTVLNVADALWSIPSSTAVDIAKALYNEVTQNFVTIADAVYKEVSQNFNTIADALWSISSSTVLNVADALWSIPSSTAVDIAKALYNEVTQNFVTIADAVYKEVSQNFNTIADALWSISSSTVLNVADALWSIPSSTAVDIAKALYNEVTQNFVTIADAVYKEVSQNFNTIADALWSISSSTVLNVADALWSIPSSTAVDIAKALYNEVTQNFVTIADAVYKEVSQNFNTIADALWSISSSTVLNVADALWSIPSSTAVDIAKALYNEVTQNFVTIADAVYKEVSQNFNTIADALWSISSSTVLNVADALWSIPSSTAVDIAKALYNEVTQNFVTIADAVYKEVSQNFNTIADALWSISSSTVLNVADALWSIPSSTAVDIAKALYNEVTQNFVTIADAVYKEVSQNFNTIAGALWNGIQNSTRFDVASAIWNGIQSSTVQNVVNALFSIGTSESEVLNILASLGLQGGGGFDWWPF